One window from the genome of Zerene cesonia ecotype Mississippi chromosome 1, Zerene_cesonia_1.1, whole genome shotgun sequence encodes:
- the LOC119839663 gene encoding zonadhesin-like: protein MRIAARVCVTPRATAACGCHRRPALRSVAAEMSARTPARCHSILAVLLLLAAYTHEEKISCVKDGLFADYDSDCEKYVRCVNGKVKGRYTCAPGRVFSEVAGACIMSPSRSCTQRICAPGDTFAYTTPTTACRHYYRCENGTVTDHTCPPGSWFDTDRQACSRGAGTCYEPVCAGLPNGKYPDSSNECRRILHCRGSEVRAVESCQGVCTNDCPAPRSTAIPIPVGDADFCSDEACASLCQNAADGAYADRSTGCREYFVCKAHGVIGRGVCEPGFLFSGSGCEPAELSYCPPPARSPCFNRQDGRYRDWKSCSSYYDCRRGRVVSRGMCEQGKVFDGAKCVSQNSFYCKGPEMSKLCQGMPSGTYQHLESNCSQYYHCEGSLQTLFACPFGEVYDGVKCVPSSQHLCPNLERDSCYGRSDGRYRAKDASCRAFYACINGEKAMYACPTGHVFDGESCIPERLDLCPSKDYSCSGLSDGYHAEIDSNCHRYFFCEGGDRLATLSCLGGKIFDGHACVEPSRHECGGPRKEHIDHGKHCGHNGFFVVAGTECKNYYFCLGGQRTYLTCPIGQVFNGQICVPYEQYVCPD, encoded by the exons ATGCGGATCGCGGCGAGGGTTTGCGTCACGCCGCGTGCCACTGCGGCCTGCGGCTGCCACCGGCGGCCGGCGCTACGATCAGTCGCAGCCGAAATGTCTGCGCGAACGCCTGCCCGCTGCCACAGCATCCTCGCTGTGCTTTTGCTCCTCGCAGCTTACACAC aTGAGGAAAAAATTTCATGCGTTAAAGATGGGCTGTTCGCCGACTACGATTCTGATTGTGAAAAATATGTGCGGTGTGTAAATGGAAAAGTGAAAGGACGTTACACTTGTGCCCCGGGAAGAGTGTTTAGTGAAGTTGCGGGTGCGTGTATAATGAGCCCGAGTCGCAGTTGTACGCAGCGTATTTGCGCGCCCGGAGATACGTTTGCTTATACGACACCAACAACTGCATGCCGCCACTACTATCGATGCGAAAACGGTACAGTCACAGATCACACCTGCCCACCTGGGTCTTGGTTTGATACAGACCGCCAAGCGTGCTCTCGAGGCGCAGGTACATGTTATGAACCCGTTTGTGCTGGCTTACCTAACGGCAAATATCCTGATTCGTCTAATGAATGTCGACGGATTCTGCATTGTCGTGGATCGGAAGTGAGAGCAGTGGAATCTTGTCAGGGGGTTTGCACCAATGATTGTCCAGCCCCACGATCGACAGCAATACCTATACCAGTTGGAGATGCTGACTTTTGTTCTGATGAAGCATGCGCTTCGCTGTGTCAGAACGCTGCTGACGGTGCTTACGCTGATCGTTCGACGGGTTGTCGCGAATACTTTGTGTGTAAAGCGCATGGAGTTATTGGACGCGGGGTGTGTGAACCGGGCTTCTTATTTTCGGGATCCGGTTGCGAGCCTGCAGAATTGAGCTACTGCCCACCACCGGCAAGAAGCCCTTGCTTTAACCGACAGGACGGTCGATATAGAGATTGGAAAAGCTGTTCATCTTATTACGATTGCCGTCGTGGAAGAGTAGTCTCTCGAGGGATGTGTGAACAAGGAAAGGTTTTCGATGGCGCGAAGTGTGTATCACAGAACAGCTTTTATTGTAAAGGACCCGAAATGTCTAAACTTTGTCAAGGAATGCCTAGTGGGACTTATCAACATCTAGAGTCCAACTGCAGCCAATATTATCACTGTGAGGGATCACTACAGACTTTATTTGCGTGTCCATTTGGTGAAGTGTATGACGGTGTAAAATGTGTGCCTTCTTCGCAACATTTATGTCCTAATTTAGAGAGAGACTCTTGCTATGGCCGTTCCGACGGTCGTTATAGAGCGAAAGATGCAAGTTGTCGGGCCTTTTATGCATGTATAAACGGGGAAAAAGCAATGTATGCCTGCCCAACGGGACATGTTTTTGATGGAGAATCCTGCATACCAGAACGTCTTGACCTATGTCCATCAAAAGACTATTCATGTTCAGGACTCAGTGATGGATACCATGCTGAAATTGATTCTAATTGTCACAG ATACTTTTTCTGCGAGGGCGGAGATCGTCTTGCAACGCTATCCTGTCTAGGAGGAAAAATTTTCGACGGCCACGCGTGCGTAGAACCATCGCGTCACGAATGTGGAGGGCCGAGAAAGGAGCACATAGATCACGGGAAACATTGCGGACACAATGGCTTCTTTGTTGTCGCCGGCACCGAGTGCAAGAATTATTACTTCTGTTTGGGCGGCCAAAGGACATACCTCACTTGCCCTATAGGCCAAGTATTCAATGGACAGATTTGCGTCCCATACGAACAGTACGTGTGCCCTGATTGA